A stretch of DNA from Mucilaginibacter daejeonensis:
GCCCGGAGTACGGGTTACCAGTTGTTATTGGGGCTGATCGTGAAATTATAACGATCGCGTCACTACCTAAGCCTTGCTGGCCATACGGCCAATGTAGCCACTGGGTGATCGTCCCGTCACCGTTTTGAATACACGGTTAAAATTGGTGATACTGCTGAACCCACAGGCATAGGCCACGGCCGATATGCCATTCTCCGGTTGATTCACCAGCATCTTACAAGCCTCATTGATCCTGATCTTATTTAAAAAGCTGATGAAAGTATGATTGGTATGCTTTTTAAAATAACGGCAGAAAGCCTGCGGTGTCATGTGCGCCTGATCAGATACCTCTTCAAGACTCAGGGCGCGGTCATGATTTTGAATGATGTAGTTGTAAATGGCACCAATGCGCATACCCTCGCTATCGGTCAACCCTTGCGGGTAGGTAGTAGCGGTGAGTGGCTCAAGGTTCTTCATGCTGCTCAATATCTTGAGCAATTGCAGGAACTGCATTAACTGATCTACCCCCTCGGCCTTTTTAATGTTCAGCATATTGGCCGACACCACATCCAACATTGCCTCGGGCACCTTAAAACCCGACTGGAACTGCTTTAAAAAAGCGCGTATGCTCTTCATCTCTGGTAGCTCGAACAAGGAGCCAAGCTGGCGGTAAGGATTAAAAAAGATGGTAATGGTATGTACACTTTTGGTACTGCCCTGCTCAAAATGAGCCGATTCGCTTTTAAAAAGATGCGGCAGATCGGGGCCAAGCAAATAGATCTCGCCAGGCCTGAACACGTGGATGCTGTTACCGGTAATGAGCGTGCCCTCACCTTCTAATATCCAGGTGAGCTGTATCTCTTCGTGCCGGTGAAGGTGAGTGTAAAAGTAAGGCAGCACTTCCTCCTGCACAATGATCGTATGATCATGTGGTACGGGTATGGTAAAGGGCAATACTTTCATATCAGGCCAAATTGATGGC
This window harbors:
- a CDS encoding AraC family transcriptional regulator is translated as MKVLPFTIPVPHDHTIIVQEEVLPYFYTHLHRHEEIQLTWILEGEGTLITGNSIHVFRPGEIYLLGPDLPHLFKSESAHFEQGSTKSVHTITIFFNPYRQLGSLFELPEMKSIRAFLKQFQSGFKVPEAMLDVVSANMLNIKKAEGVDQLMQFLQLLKILSSMKNLEPLTATTYPQGLTDSEGMRIGAIYNYIIQNHDRALSLEEVSDQAHMTPQAFCRYFKKHTNHTFISFLNKIRINEACKMLVNQPENGISAVAYACGFSSITNFNRVFKTVTGRSPSGYIGRMASKA